A section of the Salvelinus alpinus chromosome 36, SLU_Salpinus.1, whole genome shotgun sequence genome encodes:
- the LOC139565191 gene encoding potassium voltage-gated channel subfamily A member 1-like: protein MTDQGMENHDKGGGEGGGEGDKKHLPEEVSESDKETKDQRNKAEKGEKETENNGSEKERVEGKRESCRRSGSLWRGGWALTERLAINVSGMRYETQLRTLAQFPDSLLGDPNRRIRYFDPLRNELFLDRNRNCFDAILYFYQSGGRLRRPANVPLDVFLDELRFYELGEEIMERFKEEEGFPKEEVPALPENEMQRKVWMLFEHPESSSGARIIAIISVMVIVVSIAIFCLETLPDFRNEKELREKFTYQPHPTLPNITILVPPTGSAFHDPFFQVETICIFWFSFELIMRLASSPSKLHFFKDVMNTIDFLAIIPFFVTLGTELARDKTSNKDPGMSLAIIRVIRLVRVFRIFKLSRHSKGLQILGQTLKASLRELALLIFFLFIGVILFSSAVYFAEADSPDTVFTSIPEAFWWAVVSMTTVGYGDMYPTTLGGKLVGSMCAIAGVLTISLPVPVIVSNFSYFYHRETECLEKISEYTHISTSVWEGEDEERDEGEGDYTPLYVGDCKGICNPLNGTLLSGLCAGQDGWENKGNVYLREPLVTQV, encoded by the exons ATGACAGACCAAGGAATGGAGAACCATGACAAGGGTggaggtgaaggaggaggagaaggagacaagAAACATCTCCCAGAGGAGGTGAGCGAGAGCGACAAGGAGACCAAGGACCAGCGCAACAAGgcggagaagggagagaaggagacagagaacaACGGCAGTGAAAAGGAGAGGGTTGAGGGGAAAAGGGAAAGCTGTCGTCGCTCAGGCTCCCTGTGGAGGGGGGGCTGGGCCCTGACGGAGCGGCTAGCCATCAACGTGTCGGGGATGCGCTACGAGACACAGCTCCGCACTCTGGCCCAGTTCCCTGACTCCCTCCTGGGGGACCCTAACCGCAGAATTCGCTACTTTGACCCTCTGCGCAATGAGCTGTTCCTGGACCGGAACCGGAACTGCTTCGACGCCATCCTCTACTTCTACCAGTCTGGCGGGCGGCTGCGGCGGCCTGCCAACGTGCCCCTGGATGTGTTCTTGGATGAGCTGCGCTTCTATGAGCTTGGTGAGGAGATCATGGAACGCTTCAAGGAGGAAGAGGGCTTCCCCAAGGAGGAGGTGCCTGCGCTGCCTGAGAACGAGATGCAGAGGAAGGTTTGGATGCTTTTTGAGCACCCAGAATCCTCCTCGGGCGCACGCATCATCGCCATCATCAGCGTCATGGTCATTGTGGTGTCCATCGCCATCTTCTGCTTGGAGACGCTGCCTGACTTCAGGAACGAGAAGGAGCTCCGAGAG aAATTCACCTACCAGCCCCATCCTACCCTCCCCAACATCACCATCCTGGTCCCTCCCACTGGCAGTGCTTTCCATGACCCCTTCTTCCAGGTGGAGACCATATGTATCTTCTGGTTCTCCTTTGAGCTCATTATGCGCTTAGCCAGCTCCCCCAGTAAGCTCCACTTCTTCAAGGACGTGATGAACACTATCGACTTCCTCGCCATCATTCCCTTCTTCGTCACTCTGGGCACAGAGCTGGCCAGGGACAAAACCTCCAACAAGGACCCGGGCATGTCTTTGGCCATCATCAGGGTCATTAGGCTGGTCAGGGTGTTCAGGATCTTCAAGCTGTCGCGTCACTCCAAGGGCCTGCAGATCCTGGGCCAGACTCTGAAGGCCAGCCTGAGAGAGCTGGCCCTGCTCATCTTCTTCCTCTTCATCGGAGTCATCCTCTTCTCCAGCGCTGTCTACTTCGCCGAGGCGGACAGTCCCGACACGGTGTTCACCAGCATCCCCGAGGCCTTCTGGTGGGCCGTGGTCTCCATGACGACAGTGGGATACGGGGACATGTACCCTACGACTCTGGGGGGCAAGCTGGTGGGCTCCATGTGTGCCATCGCTGGCGTGCTCACCATCTCCCTGCCAGTCCCCGTCATTGTGTCCAACTTCAGCTACTTCTATCACCGAGAGACGGAGTGTCTCGAGAAAATCAGTGAGTACACCCACATCAGCACCTCTGTCTGGGAGGGTGAggacgaggagagagacgagggggAGGGAGATTACACTCCCCTGTATGTGGGTGACTGCAAGGGAATCTGTAACCCCCTCAATGGGACACTGCTGTCAGGACTGTGTGCGGGGCAGGACGGGTGGGAGAACAAAGGCAACGTGTACCTCAGGGAACCCCTGGTCACTCAGGTGTGA
- the LOC139565192 gene encoding excitatory amino acid transporter 2-like, which translates to MTNQQPVHQSNKAHYDEALPPIVGAGVLDLLEPKLPNSSLGTYCGFLIRNSLLVLTILGVIAGSLFGMLLRYVSVTDPNTLMLVSFPGDILMRMLKMLILPLIISSLITGLAGLDARSSGRMGSRAMVYYMSTTVIAAILGVILVLGIHPGNPKLRSSQEQNTAPKNQEVSSLDAFLDLIRNLFPENLVQACFQQVQTVAKKVSVMPPNQTEPVIVSKKKLEFKWGMNVLGLIGFFITFGMCMGKMGEKGKLMSEFFNILNEIIMKMVGMIMWYSPVGIASLISGKIAAIGDLEVVARQLGMYMVTVIVGLMIHGGIILPLIFFSITRKSPFTFYSGIFQAWITALGTASSAGTLPVTFRCLEENLKIDKRVTRFVLPIGATINMDGTALYEAVAAIFIAQMNDINLDAGQIVTVSMTATLASVGAASIPSAGLVTMLLILTAVGLPTQDISLLIAVDWLLDRMRTSINVVGDSFGAGIVDHLSRAELAEIDAELLSPEDEEFIPPPPVLTEIDLVDSKRPPELPPRSPRPPKLNHHGHSNLSQIYSITNSPRSVRSPSPRSVRSPSPRSNCSHSHSPRPSAFRTHSPRILRRTEPGYCALPSHDNQIPTLPRSHRERDRGDRDRRERDRERDRERDRERDRERDRGRERERLRGRDSDRYQSETEEEEERDRVLDEGSQGEESDDTAYDRRNTILPCDLP; encoded by the exons ATGACGAATCAGCAGCCAGTCCACCAGTCTAACAAGGCCCATTATGATGAGGCACTGCCACCCATTGTTGGCGCTGGAGTGTTGGACTTGTTGGAACCCAAACTTCCCAATAGTTCCTTGGGAACCTACTGTGGCTTCCTCATCCGAAACTCACTGCTCGTCCTCACTATACTGG GTGTAATAGCGGGGTCGCTGTTTGGGATGCTGCTGCGGTATGTTTCTGTTACAGACCCCAACACCCTGATGCTGGTGTCCTTTCCTGGAGACATCCTCATGAGGATGCTGAAGATGCTCATCTTGCCCCTCATCATCTCCAGCCTCATCACAG gtcTGGCTGGTCTGGATGCTCGTTCCAGTGGGAGGATGGGCTCCAGGGCCATGGTCTACTACATGTCCACTACGGTCATAGCTGCCATCCTGGGGgtcatcctggtcctggggatccACCCGGGGAACCCCAAACTCAGGAGCAGTCAGGAGCAGAACACGGCCCCCAAGAACCAGGAGGTCAGCAGTCTGGACGCCTTCCTGGACCTCATCAGGAACCTGTTCCCTGAAAACCTGGTGCAGGCCTGCTTCCAACAG gttCAAACAGTAGCAAAGAAAGTGTCAGTGATGCCCCCGAACCAGACAGAACCTGTCATAGTCAGCAAGAAGAAACTGGAGTTCAAATGGGGCATGAATGTTCTGG GTTTAATTGGGTTCTTCATCACATTTGGAATGTGCATGGGGAAGATGGGAGAGAAGGGGAAGCTCATGTCAGAGTTCTTCAACATCCTCAACGAGATCATCATGAAGATGGTGGGCATGATCATGTG GTACTCTCCAGTTGGTATCGCCTCTCTGATCTCAGGGAAGATAGCAGCCATCGGGGACCTGGAGGTGGTGGCTAGACAGCTGGGCATGTACATGGTGACAGTCATAGTGGGCCTAATGATCCACGGGGGCATTATCCTGCCACTCATCTTCTTCTCCATCACAAGGAAGAGCCCCTTCACCTTCTACTCCGGGATCTTCCAGGCCTGGATCACTGCCCTGGGCACCGCCAGCAG tgCGGGAACGTTACCTGTCACATTCCGCTGTCTGGAGGAGAATCTGAAGATCGATAAGCGCGTGACGCGTTTCGTGCTGCCCATCGGAGCCACCATCAACATGGACGGCACAGCCCTGTACGAGGCGGTGGCAGCCATCTTCATCGCTCAGATGAATGACATCAACCTGGACGCAGGACAGATCGTTACCGTCAG tatgaCAGCCACCCTGGCCAGTGTGGGAGCGGCCAGTATTCCCAGCGCAGGCCTGGTCACCATGCTGTTGATCCTTACAGCTGTGGGCCTGCCCACCCAGGACATCAGCCTGCTCATCGCTGTCGACTGGCTGCT TGACAGAATGCGTACCTCAATCAACGTGGTGGGCGACTCGTTTGGTGCTGGGATTGTGGACCACCTGTCCAGGGCAGAGCTAGCTGAGATTGATGCGGAGCTCCTCTCCCCTGAGGATGAGGAGTTCATCCCCCCGCCCCCTGTCCTCACCGAGATAGACCTGGTGGACTCCAAGAGACCCCCCGAGTTACCCCCCCGCTCCCCCCGCCCGCCCAAACTCAACCACCACGGCCACTCCAACCTGTCACAGATCTACTCCATCACCAACTCTCCCCGCTCCGTCCGCTCTCCGTCCCCCCGTTCTGTCCGCTCTCCCTCCCCGCGCTCCAACTgttcccactcccactccccacgACCCTCTGCCTTCCGTACCCACTCCCCACGCATCCTCCGCAGAACAGAGCCTGGCTACTGCGCCCTGCCAAGCCACGACAACCAG ATCCCCACACTCCCTCgctcccacagagagagagacagaggggatagagacagaagggaaagagacagggaaagagacagggaaagagacagggaaagagacagagagagagatagaggaagagagagggagagactgcgGGGGCGAGACAGCGACCGATATCAGAGcgagacagaggaagaagaggagagggataggGTGCTGGATGAGGGGAGTCAAGGAGAAGAGAGTGACGACACTGCTTACGACCGCAGGAACACCATCCTGCCCTGCGACCTGCCCTGA